A part of Quatrionicoccus australiensis genomic DNA contains:
- a CDS encoding fumarate reductase cytochrome b subunit — MASQIERNKASHEQINLDASGQLSIDGAPKNWAVDAPPLRKSRWPARLDVLQSASGLFLGLFLMAHMFFVSSILISHDAFYTIARFFEGVYFLGKPYPIMVSAVVCVITTIFILHAWLAMRKFPAGYRQYRAFVAHKNSLQHGDTALWWLQIWTGFALFFMATIHLYGMLTQPALIGPYESADRVWSGGMWPLYLMLLFAAELHASIGLYRLAIKWGWFAAASANASRRRLQLARHALSAFFITLGLVTLLAYVELGRAHAEKAGERYVPGQQASGRH; from the coding sequence ATGGCAAGCCAGATAGAGCGTAACAAAGCCAGCCACGAACAGATCAACCTGGACGCCAGCGGGCAATTGAGCATCGACGGAGCGCCGAAAAACTGGGCGGTCGACGCCCCGCCTCTGCGCAAAAGCCGCTGGCCGGCCCGTCTCGATGTGCTGCAGAGTGCTTCCGGCCTGTTTCTCGGGCTGTTCCTGATGGCGCACATGTTCTTCGTGTCGAGCATCCTGATCAGCCACGACGCCTTCTACACGATCGCCCGCTTCTTCGAAGGCGTCTATTTCCTCGGCAAGCCTTATCCGATCATGGTTTCGGCCGTGGTCTGCGTGATCACCACCATCTTCATCCTGCATGCCTGGCTGGCGATGCGCAAGTTCCCGGCCGGCTACCGCCAGTACCGTGCCTTTGTCGCGCACAAGAACAGCCTGCAGCACGGCGATACCGCCCTGTGGTGGCTGCAGATCTGGACCGGCTTTGCGCTCTTTTTCATGGCCACCATCCACCTCTACGGCATGCTCACCCAGCCGGCGCTGATCGGCCCCTATGAATCGGCCGACCGCGTCTGGTCCGGCGGCATGTGGCCGCTCTACCTGATGCTGCTGTTCGCCGCCGAGCTGCATGCCAGCATCGGCCTTTACCGCCTGGCCATCAAATGGGGCTGGTTCGCCGCTGCTTCGGCCAACGCCAGCCGTCGTCGCCTGCAACTGGCGCGGCATGCGCTGAGTGCCTTCTTCATCACGTTGGGTCTGGTCACCCTGCTCGCCTACGTCGAGCTCGGCCGCGCCCATGCGGAAAAGGCCGGCGAACGCTACGTCCCCGGCCAGCAAGCCAGCGGCAGACACTGA
- a CDS encoding fumarate reductase flavoprotein subunit, whose amino-acid sequence MDVIHTDVLVIGGGLAGLRAALAAKKRGQKVIILSLVPPKRSHSAAAQGGMQASLGNTAKGAGDNEDVHFGDTVRGSDWGADQEVARMFVHTAPKAVRELAAWGVPWNRVERGPHDVIIDSQKVTLNEADAAHGLITARDFGGTKKWRTCYVSDGTGHAMLYAVSDQTIAAGIPVHERMEAVALIHDGTRCYGAIVRNLTNGKLSAYVARATCIATGGFGRIYQATTNAVINEGIGAAIALETGVVPLANMEAVQFHPTAIFPAGILVTEGCRGDGGLLRDVDGHRFMPDYEPEKKELASRDVVARRMEAHIRAGKGARNRFGEHLWLDITLLGEAHINSKLREVKEICHHFLGIDPAKQWIPVRPAQHYSMGGIRTNAQGAAYGLSGLFACGEAACWDLHGFNRLGGNSVAETVVAGMIVGEAIADFCASPAGDMHVSTALVRDCLEKAEAEFTALSAGQGTEKAGQLLREMQAIMTEQVGIVRQGEALGAAVDALQKLVLRSRQIGLGGRRPGADPELTTAWRLQKMLKLALCVARGAEQRCESRGAHFRSDYPQRNDADWLKRTLAYWPDAAQPLPSLAYEELAIAGMELPPGWRGYGTRDAIEHPATAIRQAEIDAIRARLGEADRHAVQDALMPFRHLLPAHLRGNNARLDESA is encoded by the coding sequence ATGGATGTGATCCACACCGACGTCCTCGTCATCGGCGGCGGACTGGCCGGCCTGCGCGCCGCCCTCGCTGCGAAAAAACGCGGCCAGAAGGTCATCATCCTCAGCCTGGTGCCGCCCAAGCGCTCGCATTCGGCCGCTGCGCAAGGCGGCATGCAGGCCAGCCTGGGCAATACCGCCAAGGGCGCCGGCGACAACGAAGATGTACATTTCGGCGACACCGTACGCGGCAGCGACTGGGGCGCCGACCAGGAAGTCGCCCGCATGTTCGTACATACCGCGCCCAAGGCCGTACGCGAGCTGGCCGCCTGGGGCGTGCCCTGGAACCGCGTCGAACGCGGCCCGCACGACGTCATCATCGACAGCCAGAAAGTCACGCTCAACGAGGCCGATGCCGCGCACGGCCTGATCACCGCGCGCGATTTCGGCGGCACCAAGAAATGGCGCACCTGCTACGTCTCCGACGGCACCGGCCACGCCATGCTCTACGCCGTCAGCGACCAGACCATCGCCGCCGGCATTCCGGTGCATGAGCGCATGGAAGCGGTGGCGCTGATCCATGACGGCACGCGCTGCTACGGCGCCATCGTGCGCAACCTGACCAATGGCAAGCTCTCGGCCTACGTCGCCCGCGCCACCTGCATCGCCACCGGCGGTTTCGGGCGCATCTACCAGGCGACGACCAATGCCGTGATCAACGAAGGCATCGGCGCCGCCATCGCACTGGAAACCGGCGTCGTGCCGCTCGCCAACATGGAAGCCGTGCAGTTCCACCCGACTGCGATCTTCCCGGCCGGCATCCTGGTTACCGAAGGCTGTCGCGGCGACGGCGGCCTGCTGCGCGACGTCGATGGTCACCGCTTCATGCCGGACTACGAGCCGGAGAAGAAGGAACTCGCCTCGCGCGACGTCGTCGCCCGCCGCATGGAAGCGCACATTCGCGCCGGCAAGGGCGCCCGCAACCGTTTCGGCGAGCATCTCTGGCTCGACATCACCTTGCTCGGCGAAGCGCACATCAACAGCAAGCTGCGCGAAGTGAAGGAAATCTGCCATCACTTCCTCGGCATCGACCCGGCCAAACAGTGGATACCGGTGCGTCCGGCCCAGCATTATTCGATGGGCGGCATCCGCACCAATGCGCAGGGCGCCGCCTACGGCCTGAGCGGCCTCTTTGCCTGCGGCGAAGCGGCATGCTGGGACCTGCACGGCTTCAATCGCCTGGGCGGCAACTCGGTGGCCGAAACCGTCGTCGCCGGCATGATCGTCGGCGAAGCGATCGCCGATTTCTGTGCCTCGCCGGCCGGCGACATGCATGTTTCGACGGCGCTCGTGCGCGACTGCCTGGAGAAAGCCGAAGCGGAATTCACCGCACTCAGCGCCGGGCAAGGCACGGAAAAAGCCGGCCAACTGCTGCGCGAGATGCAGGCGATCATGACCGAACAGGTCGGCATCGTGCGCCAGGGCGAAGCCCTGGGCGCAGCGGTCGACGCGCTGCAGAAGCTTGTTTTGCGCAGCCGGCAGATCGGCCTCGGCGGCCGGCGGCCGGGCGCCGACCCGGAACTGACCACCGCCTGGCGCCTGCAGAAAATGCTCAAGCTGGCGCTCTGCGTTGCACGCGGCGCCGAGCAGCGTTGCGAAAGCCGCGGCGCGCATTTCCGCAGCGACTACCCGCAGCGCAACGACGCCGACTGGCTCAAACGCACTCTCGCCTACTGGCCGGACGCGGCGCAGCCGCTGCCCAGCCTCGCCTACGAGGAACTCGCCATCGCCGGCATGGAACTGCCGCCCGGCTGGCGCGGCTACGGCACGCGCGATGCCATCGAACATCCCGCCACCGCCATCCGCCAGGCCGAGATCGACGCTATCCGCGCCCGCCTTGGCGAGGCCGACCGCCACGCCGTGCAGGACGCCCTGATGCCCTTCCGCCACCTGTTGCCGGCGCATCTGCGCGGCAACAACGCCCGCCTCGACGAGTCCGCATGA
- a CDS encoding fumarate reductase iron-sulfur subunit gives MIKLFRRTPASQAPRRLTFSILRHNPADPASRPQLQDFEIEEAEGMTLFIALNEIRATQDGSLQFDFVCRAGICGSCAMLVNGRPGLACRTLTRDLGTQITLAPLPFFELIGDLSVNTGKWMRGTSERLQTWIHNDAPVRLDALEERMAPELAEGIYELDRCIECGCCIAGCGTAQMREKFVGAVGLNKIARFHLDPRDTRSDADFYELIGDDDGVFGCMSLLGCHDVCPKQLPLQTQIAYLRRKMAIVGLS, from the coding sequence ATGATCAAGCTTTTTCGCCGCACACCGGCCAGCCAGGCACCGCGCCGCCTGACCTTCAGCATCCTGCGCCACAACCCGGCCGATCCGGCTAGCCGGCCGCAGTTGCAGGACTTCGAAATCGAGGAAGCGGAAGGCATGACGCTGTTCATCGCCCTCAACGAGATCCGCGCCACCCAGGACGGCTCGCTGCAGTTCGATTTCGTCTGCCGTGCCGGCATCTGCGGCAGTTGCGCGATGCTGGTCAATGGCCGGCCCGGCCTCGCCTGCCGCACGCTGACGCGCGACCTCGGCACGCAGATCACGCTGGCACCGCTGCCCTTCTTCGAGCTGATCGGCGATCTATCGGTCAATACCGGCAAATGGATGCGCGGCACCAGCGAACGCCTGCAGACCTGGATCCACAATGACGCACCGGTCCGGCTCGACGCCCTTGAAGAAAGGATGGCGCCGGAACTCGCCGAAGGCATCTACGAACTCGACCGCTGCATAGAATGCGGCTGCTGCATTGCCGGCTGCGGCACGGCGCAGATGCGGGAGAAATTTGTCGGCGCGGTCGGCCTCAACAAGATCGCCCGCTTCCACCTCGACCCGCGCGACACGCGCAGCGACGCGGATTTCTACGAGTTGATCGGCGACGACGACGGCGTCTTCGGCTGCATGTCGCTGCTCGGCTGCCACGATGTCTGCCCGAAGCAGCTGCCGCTGCAGACGCAAATCGCCTACCTGCGGCGCAAGATGGCGATCGTCGGCCTCAGCTGA
- a CDS encoding substrate-binding periplasmic protein, with translation MLPLAATAAPGEPGVLKVVVLEDAPPMAYRDAAGQLTGFSVAVMQALCAEMNVRCEFEVRQFEYLLDDLASGHFDVAAVGLLNTPERRQKVLFTRPVYRSQTLFFAKPGVTPGQPEVRVSTFKGSAQEGYIRQQGWKSVGAQTAEDMVEQLVAGVAHACVVPLMSSLSLRKSRAFLQLGLVPVILQTPEFDSAASFGISPQRADLKPALDKALDRIKVNGVYDRINSKFLPFRVD, from the coding sequence GTGCTCCCGCTGGCAGCAACTGCCGCACCGGGCGAGCCCGGCGTGCTCAAGGTGGTGGTGCTGGAGGATGCGCCACCGATGGCTTATCGCGATGCCGCCGGGCAACTGACCGGCTTCAGTGTGGCGGTCATGCAGGCGCTGTGTGCCGAAATGAATGTCCGCTGCGAGTTTGAGGTGCGGCAGTTCGAATATCTGCTCGACGATCTGGCCAGCGGCCATTTCGATGTGGCGGCGGTGGGCTTGCTCAATACGCCGGAACGCCGCCAGAAGGTGCTATTCACCCGCCCGGTCTACCGTTCGCAAACCCTGTTTTTTGCCAAGCCCGGCGTGACGCCCGGTCAGCCCGAGGTGCGTGTTTCCACCTTCAAGGGCTCGGCGCAGGAAGGCTATATCCGGCAGCAGGGCTGGAAGTCGGTCGGCGCGCAAACGGCCGAGGACATGGTCGAACAACTGGTCGCCGGTGTTGCCCACGCCTGTGTCGTGCCGTTGATGAGCAGCCTCAGCCTGCGCAAGAGCCGCGCTTTCCTGCAACTCGGGCTGGTGCCGGTGATCCTGCAGACGCCAGAGTTCGACAGCGCGGCTTCCTTCGGCATCTCGCCGCAGCGCGCCGACCTCAAGCCGGCACTCGACAAGGCGCTCGACCGGATCAAGGTGAATGGCGTCTACGACCGGATCAACTCGAAGTTCCTGCCTTTCCGGGTCGATTGA
- a CDS encoding DsrE/DsrF/TusD sulfur relay family protein codes for MQNILIIIHAAPYGSERCLSALRLACALSGSDAKPQVNIFLMSDATVLGLPNQIDGTGNGLQGMVEQLVASGASIKLCRTCALARGLGELPLIPGTSIGTLVELAAATLAADKVITF; via the coding sequence ATGCAAAACATTCTGATCATCATCCACGCCGCCCCCTACGGCAGCGAACGCTGCCTTTCCGCCCTGCGCCTGGCCTGCGCCCTGAGCGGCAGCGACGCCAAGCCGCAGGTCAATATTTTCCTGATGTCCGACGCCACGGTACTCGGCCTGCCCAACCAGATCGACGGCACCGGCAACGGCCTGCAGGGCATGGTCGAACAACTGGTCGCCAGCGGCGCCAGCATCAAGCTCTGCCGCACCTGTGCCCTGGCGCGCGGCCTCGGCGAACTGCCGCTGATTCCCGGCACCAGCATCGGCACGCTGGTCGAACTGGCTGCCGCCACGCTGGCAGCGGACAAGGTCATCACTTTCTGA
- a CDS encoding malonyl-CoA decarboxylase: MVTKGLVDKLRSMVGAGVERVALTPRGLERLRAQLRECAEGQGGEVSARGRAARLAETYLSLNDEGRQRFLKLIALEFGPDPAKVATAHAAYQAAVGTPEQWKAEAAMRGAMRSRRIRILTQFNAIPQGVKFLVDLRADLLRYLENDRELAVLDRELESRLSAWFDVGFLELQRITWNSPAALLEKLIEYEAVHEIRSWTDLKNRLDSDRRLYAFFHPRMPAEPLIFVEVALTDHLAGNVQELLDEHAPVFDNSKADTAIFYSISNTQVGLRGVSFGNFLLKRVIDDLKRDFPRLSCFATLSPMPGLAAWVKKNPQVLAEAGCELPLDALATGTWAGDKKQVRSLRDPLTRLAARYLATAKQGGGESGPPFDPVSRFHLGNGARVEQLNYLADASPKGFRQSFGLMVNYFYSLDDIETNLEAFASTGHIAMSAGVRRQARSK, encoded by the coding sequence ATGGTGACAAAAGGATTGGTCGACAAATTGCGTTCTATGGTGGGCGCTGGTGTCGAGCGCGTGGCGCTGACGCCGCGCGGCCTGGAGCGTTTGCGCGCGCAACTGCGCGAGTGTGCCGAAGGGCAGGGTGGCGAAGTCTCGGCGCGCGGTCGCGCGGCGCGCCTCGCCGAAACTTATCTCAGTCTCAATGACGAAGGCCGGCAGCGTTTCCTCAAGCTGATCGCGCTCGAGTTCGGGCCGGACCCGGCCAAGGTCGCGACGGCGCATGCCGCCTATCAGGCCGCGGTCGGCACGCCCGAGCAGTGGAAGGCGGAAGCGGCGATGCGCGGCGCGATGCGCTCGCGGCGCATCCGCATCCTGACCCAGTTCAACGCCATTCCGCAGGGCGTCAAGTTTCTGGTCGACCTGCGCGCCGACCTGCTGCGCTACCTCGAAAACGACCGCGAACTCGCCGTGCTCGACCGCGAACTGGAGTCGCGCCTGTCGGCCTGGTTCGACGTCGGCTTCCTGGAGTTGCAGCGCATCACCTGGAATTCGCCGGCCGCCTTGCTCGAGAAACTGATCGAGTACGAGGCGGTGCATGAAATCCGCTCGTGGACCGATCTCAAGAACCGGCTCGATTCCGACCGCCGGCTCTACGCCTTCTTCCACCCGCGCATGCCGGCCGAGCCGCTGATTTTCGTCGAGGTCGCGCTGACCGACCATCTGGCCGGCAATGTCCAGGAACTGCTCGACGAGCACGCGCCGGTCTTCGACAACAGCAAGGCCGACACGGCGATTTTCTATTCCATCTCGAATACCCAGGTCGGCCTGCGCGGCGTGTCTTTCGGCAATTTCCTGCTGAAGCGGGTGATCGACGACCTGAAACGCGACTTCCCGCGCCTTTCCTGCTTTGCGACCTTGTCGCCGATGCCGGGCCTGGCCGCCTGGGTCAAGAAGAATCCGCAGGTGCTGGCCGAGGCGGGCTGCGAATTGCCGCTCGACGCACTGGCGACCGGTACCTGGGCCGGGGACAAGAAGCAGGTGCGCAGCCTGCGCGATCCGCTGACCCGGCTCGCCGCGCGCTACCTGGCGACGGCCAAGCAGGGCGGCGGCGAGAGCGGCCCGCCCTTCGACCCGGTGTCGCGTTTCCACCTCGGCAACGGGGCGCGCGTCGAGCAGCTCAATTATCTTGCCGATGCTTCGCCGAAAGGTTTCCGCCAGTCGTTCGGGCTGATGGTGAATTATTTCTACAGCCTGGATGACATCGAGACCAATCTCGAAGCCTTCGCCAGTACCGGCCACATCGCGATGTCGGCCGGGGTGCGGCGCCAGGCGCGCAGCAAGTAG
- a CDS encoding Nif11-like leader peptide family natural product precursor, translated as MSIVPIKAFSEKAKSDPVLKEQLLACQKIKELRALALEHGFAIDENSLYPPNEPQFTEAQLSERLIKALLRV; from the coding sequence ATGTCGATTGTCCCCATCAAGGCCTTTTCCGAAAAAGCCAAAAGCGATCCGGTGCTGAAGGAACAACTGCTGGCTTGCCAGAAGATCAAGGAACTGCGTGCCCTGGCCCTGGAGCACGGCTTCGCCATCGACGAGAATTCCCTCTACCCGCCCAACGAACCGCAATTCACCGAAGCCCAGCTCTCCGAGCGCCTGATCAAGGCCCTGCTGCGCGTCTGA
- the chrA gene encoding chromate efflux transporter translates to MTTSRCSDSLPPPVSFWQALAFWLKLGFVSFGGPAGQISLMHHELVERRRWISERRFLHALNYCMLLPGPEAQQLATYIGWLLHCTWGGIVAGGLFVLPSLFILIALSWVYVAFGEMPLVAGLFYGIKPAVTAIVLQAAYRIGGRVLKNKVLWAIAAASFLAIFAAGVPFPAIVATAALIGYIGGRVAPTGFTLGGGHGKAGKSFGRALIDDETPTPAHAVFTWSRLAWVLLGGLLLWGVPMAGLTLLYGWDFTLTQMGWFFSKAALLTFGGAYAVLPYVYQGAVDAYHWLTPLQMMDGLALGETTPGPLIMVVAFVGFVGGYGKAVFGPESLFLAGAVAACLVTWFTFLPSFIFILGGGPLIETTHNDLKFTAPLTAITAAVVGVIFNLALFFGYHVLWPQGPGGSIDWISGLIALLAAVALLRFQRNIIHVIAACAVLGLASKTFL, encoded by the coding sequence ATGACGACTTCCCGCTGCTCCGACAGCTTGCCGCCGCCAGTCAGTTTCTGGCAAGCCCTTGCTTTCTGGCTCAAGCTCGGTTTTGTCAGTTTCGGCGGGCCGGCCGGACAGATTTCGCTGATGCATCATGAACTGGTCGAGCGGCGGCGCTGGATTTCCGAGCGCCGCTTCCTGCATGCCCTCAACTACTGCATGCTGCTGCCCGGTCCGGAAGCGCAGCAACTGGCGACCTATATCGGCTGGTTGCTGCATTGCACCTGGGGCGGCATCGTGGCCGGCGGCTTGTTCGTGCTGCCATCGCTGTTTATTCTGATTGCCTTGTCCTGGGTCTATGTCGCTTTTGGCGAGATGCCGCTGGTTGCCGGGTTGTTTTACGGCATCAAGCCGGCGGTGACCGCGATTGTTCTCCAGGCGGCGTACCGGATCGGCGGGCGTGTCCTGAAGAACAAGGTGCTCTGGGCGATTGCTGCCGCCTCTTTCCTTGCCATCTTTGCGGCGGGCGTGCCGTTTCCGGCCATTGTCGCGACGGCGGCCCTGATCGGCTACATCGGCGGACGTGTCGCGCCGACCGGCTTCACGCTGGGCGGCGGGCATGGCAAAGCCGGGAAATCCTTTGGCCGGGCATTGATCGATGATGAGACGCCGACGCCGGCGCACGCGGTATTTACCTGGTCACGGCTCGCCTGGGTGTTGCTCGGCGGGCTGTTGCTCTGGGGAGTGCCGATGGCCGGCCTGACTTTGCTCTACGGCTGGGACTTCACCCTGACGCAGATGGGCTGGTTTTTCAGCAAGGCGGCCCTGCTGACTTTCGGCGGCGCCTATGCGGTCTTGCCTTACGTCTATCAGGGGGCGGTGGATGCCTATCACTGGCTGACTCCGCTGCAGATGATGGATGGCCTGGCGCTGGGTGAAACGACGCCGGGGCCGCTGATCATGGTGGTGGCTTTTGTCGGCTTTGTCGGTGGCTACGGCAAGGCGGTGTTCGGGCCGGAAAGCCTGTTTCTGGCCGGCGCCGTGGCGGCGTGTCTGGTCACCTGGTTTACCTTTTTGCCATCCTTCATCTTCATCCTGGGCGGCGGTCCGCTGATCGAGACGACGCACAACGATCTGAAGTTCACTGCGCCGCTCACTGCCATCACCGCTGCCGTGGTCGGCGTCATTTTCAACCTGGCACTGTTCTTCGGTTACCACGTCCTGTGGCCGCAGGGCCCGGGCGGAAGCATCGACTGGATATCGGGGCTGATTGCGCTGCTTGCCGCGGTTGCCCTGTTGCGCTTCCAGCGCAACATCATCCATGTCATTGCCGCCTGTGCCGTCCTCGGTCTGGCAAGCAAAACCTTCCTCTGA
- a CDS encoding dinitrogenase iron-molybdenum cofactor biosynthesis protein, with amino-acid sequence MDQRTMPITQEAALRVALASRAMPNVTLPRLIALLQSHLGEQIDTDNLRAITVTNLKTGLGSMDGEEDDEDMGIGIDAMKLAVRILWGEVQDDENLPQAEPYADGDIPDSLRVAIASDSGNELNGHFGSCLRYLVYQVSATESRLIGVRSALEADFAEDKNLFRCQLIGDCHVLYVVSIGGPAAAKVIRADIFPIKLPNGGPAPEVIGRFQQALADSPPPWLAKILGVSADKRLRLYNAEEEDD; translated from the coding sequence ATGGACCAGAGAACCATGCCGATTACCCAGGAAGCCGCGCTGCGCGTTGCCCTAGCTTCCCGCGCCATGCCCAATGTCACCCTGCCGCGGTTGATTGCGCTGTTGCAGAGCCATCTCGGTGAACAAATCGACACCGACAATTTGCGCGCGATCACCGTCACCAACCTGAAAACCGGGCTGGGCAGCATGGACGGCGAGGAAGACGACGAGGACATGGGCATCGGCATCGACGCCATGAAACTCGCCGTGCGCATCCTGTGGGGCGAGGTGCAGGACGATGAGAACCTGCCGCAGGCCGAGCCTTATGCCGACGGCGACATCCCCGATTCGCTGCGCGTCGCCATCGCTTCCGACAGCGGCAACGAGCTGAACGGGCATTTCGGCTCCTGCCTGCGCTACCTCGTCTATCAGGTGTCGGCGACGGAAAGCCGCCTGATCGGCGTGCGCAGCGCGCTGGAAGCGGATTTTGCCGAGGACAAGAACCTCTTCCGCTGCCAGTTGATCGGCGATTGCCATGTGCTCTACGTCGTGTCGATCGGCGGGCCGGCGGCGGCCAAGGTCATCCGCGCCGACATTTTCCCGATCAAGCTGCCCAACGGCGGACCGGCTCCGGAAGTCATCGGGCGCTTCCAGCAGGCGCTGGCCGATTCGCCGCCGCCCTGGCTGGCGAAGATCCTCGGCGTCAGCGCCGACAAACGCCTGCGCCTGTACAACGCCGAGGAAGAAGACGATTAA
- the nudC gene encoding NAD(+) diphosphatase encodes MSKTGYWILRSEQRLLTLVDTVFPFGPAGAFGDPDNALYVGELHGQPCHAVDLAELPEMPGAEPTPLRAIFQLAGPEIFALAGRATQLLDWQANHRFCGKCGTPTVKKDSELAMHCPHCGLLAYPRLSPAIMVLVRDGDKLLLGRSPHFKPGVFSALAGFVEPGETLEECAAREVREEVGIEITNLRYFSSQPWPFPNSLMIAFFADYAGGEITPDPAEIEAAEWFSPDALPILPDPISISRRLIDAALRPA; translated from the coding sequence GTTACTGGATCCTGCGTTCCGAACAGCGCTTGTTGACCCTGGTCGATACGGTTTTTCCGTTCGGCCCGGCCGGCGCCTTCGGCGACCCGGACAACGCCCTTTACGTCGGTGAATTGCACGGCCAGCCCTGCCATGCGGTCGACCTCGCCGAATTGCCGGAAATGCCCGGCGCCGAGCCGACGCCGCTGCGCGCCATCTTTCAGCTGGCCGGGCCGGAAATCTTCGCGCTGGCCGGGCGCGCCACGCAGTTGCTCGACTGGCAGGCCAACCACCGTTTCTGCGGCAAGTGCGGCACGCCGACCGTGAAGAAGGACAGCGAATTGGCGATGCACTGCCCGCACTGCGGCCTGCTCGCCTATCCGCGCCTGTCGCCGGCGATCATGGTGCTGGTGCGCGATGGCGACAAGCTGCTGCTCGGGCGCAGTCCGCATTTCAAGCCGGGCGTGTTCAGCGCCCTGGCCGGTTTTGTCGAACCGGGCGAGACGCTGGAAGAGTGCGCCGCGCGTGAGGTGCGCGAAGAGGTCGGCATCGAGATCACCAACCTGCGCTATTTCTCCAGCCAGCCCTGGCCTTTCCCGAATTCGCTGATGATCGCCTTCTTCGCCGATTACGCGGGCGGCGAGATCACGCCCGATCCGGCCGAGATCGAAGCGGCAGAATGGTTTTCGCCCGATGCGCTGCCCATCCTGCCGGATCCGATCAGCATCTCGCGCCGCCTGATCGACGCGGCGCTGCGCCCGGCTTAA